A window of the Tripterygium wilfordii isolate XIE 37 chromosome 12, ASM1340144v1, whole genome shotgun sequence genome harbors these coding sequences:
- the LOC120010623 gene encoding uncharacterized protein LOC120010623 isoform X2 yields MVTTRRSQGSPSERQKWDKIFNGLVKMLKSQEQQLETLVKERKILQDRIKMQHDQLVSNIRFYEDRISQMKEDLVEKDRVHMLDAAKADLILAVKQRETAIHKLNLGDKDDELADFKSCFDYLSESIRDNSSRNSSKPDKRKSGNRDTDKDVGSRMLDGEVRRLKHDYEKLASEKSSEISALLAEKKFVWNQYNLMEQNLTNRLESKHSDLERANGKIVQLLGSMEQLQSSNDEKNELIARLNAKVAGLETDANKSVEQISKLSQDLEFLRKCRSTSSTPALKRCTRGGTSMIGDKNHGRDGSNIIMKKEVSAASDIGKKFKKKRS; encoded by the exons ATGGTCACAACGAGGCGCTCTCAGGGATCTCCATCAGAACGTCAAAAATGGGACAAAATATTCAACGGCTTGGTGAAGATGTTGAAGTCCCAGGAACAACAGCTTGAAACACTCGTCAAAGAGAGGAAGATTCTCCAAGATCGCATCAAAATGCAACACGATCAACTAGTTTCTAATATTCGATTTTACGAAGATCGTATCTCCCAA ATGAAGGAGGATTTAGTGGAGAAAGATAGAGTGCATATGCTTGATGCGGCAAAAGCGGATTTGATATTAGCTGTGAAGCAGAGAGAGACTGCTATTCACAAATTGAATTTGG GGGATAAAGATGATGAGTTGGCAGATTTCAAATCTTGTTTTGACTACCTCTCTGAGTCCATAAGG GATAATTCTTCAAGAAACTCCTCAAAACctgacaaaagaaaatctggaaaCAGAGATACTGACAAGGATGTTGGTTCTAGGATGCTGGATGGTGAAGTACGAAGGCTGAAGCATGATTATGAGAAGCTAGCTTCAGAAAAGAGTTCTGAGATATCTGCTTTATTGGCTGAGAAGAAATTTGTTTGGAATCAATATAATCTCATGGAACAAAATCTCACCAATCGACTAGAGAGTAAACATTCTGATCTTGAACGAGCAAATGGGAAGATTGTGCAACTTCTTGGCAGTATGGAGCAACTTCAATCCTCTAATGATGAGAAAAATGAATTGATTGCAAGACTCAATGCTAAAGTAGCTGGGTTAGAGACTGACGCAAATAAGTCAGTGGAACAAATTTCTAAACTTTCTCAGGATTTGGAGTTTTTAAGAAAATGTAGAAGCACTTCAAGTACACCTGCTTTAAAGCGTTGCACGAGAGGGGGAACTTCTATGATAGGAGACAAGAACCATGGTAGAGATGGGAGTAATATCATTATGAAGAAAGAAGTGTCTGCTGCGAGTGACATTGGAAAG aagtttaaaaagaaaaggagttgA
- the LOC120010623 gene encoding uncharacterized protein LOC120010623 isoform X1, which produces MVTTRRSQGSPSERQKWDKIFNGLVKMLKSQEQQLETLVKERKILQDRIKMQHDQLVSNIRFYEDRISQMKEDLVEKDRVHMLDAAKADLILAVKQRETAIHKLNLGDKDDELADFKSCFDYLSESIRDNSSRNSSKPDKRKSGNRDTDKDVGSRMLDGEVRRLKHDYEKLASEKSSEISALLAEKKFVWNQYNLMEQNLTNRLESKHSDLERANGKIVQLLGSMEQLQSSNDEKNELIARLNAKVAGLETDANKSVEQISKLSQDLEFLRKCRSTSSTPALKRCTRGGTSMIGDKNHGRDGSNIIMKKEVSAASDIGKESRSLKRKGVDSVPISKCPKLFTSGFKVPKLKNSPSNYR; this is translated from the exons ATGGTCACAACGAGGCGCTCTCAGGGATCTCCATCAGAACGTCAAAAATGGGACAAAATATTCAACGGCTTGGTGAAGATGTTGAAGTCCCAGGAACAACAGCTTGAAACACTCGTCAAAGAGAGGAAGATTCTCCAAGATCGCATCAAAATGCAACACGATCAACTAGTTTCTAATATTCGATTTTACGAAGATCGTATCTCCCAA ATGAAGGAGGATTTAGTGGAGAAAGATAGAGTGCATATGCTTGATGCGGCAAAAGCGGATTTGATATTAGCTGTGAAGCAGAGAGAGACTGCTATTCACAAATTGAATTTGG GGGATAAAGATGATGAGTTGGCAGATTTCAAATCTTGTTTTGACTACCTCTCTGAGTCCATAAGG GATAATTCTTCAAGAAACTCCTCAAAACctgacaaaagaaaatctggaaaCAGAGATACTGACAAGGATGTTGGTTCTAGGATGCTGGATGGTGAAGTACGAAGGCTGAAGCATGATTATGAGAAGCTAGCTTCAGAAAAGAGTTCTGAGATATCTGCTTTATTGGCTGAGAAGAAATTTGTTTGGAATCAATATAATCTCATGGAACAAAATCTCACCAATCGACTAGAGAGTAAACATTCTGATCTTGAACGAGCAAATGGGAAGATTGTGCAACTTCTTGGCAGTATGGAGCAACTTCAATCCTCTAATGATGAGAAAAATGAATTGATTGCAAGACTCAATGCTAAAGTAGCTGGGTTAGAGACTGACGCAAATAAGTCAGTGGAACAAATTTCTAAACTTTCTCAGGATTTGGAGTTTTTAAGAAAATGTAGAAGCACTTCAAGTACACCTGCTTTAAAGCGTTGCACGAGAGGGGGAACTTCTATGATAGGAGACAAGAACCATGGTAGAGATGGGAGTAATATCATTATGAAGAAAGAAGTGTCTGCTGCGAGTGACATTGGAAAG GAAAGCAGaagtttaaaaagaaaaggagttgACAGTGTGCCCATTTCCAAGTGTCCGAAGTTGTTCACTTCTGGTTTTAAAGTtcccaaattgaagaactcgccTTCAAACTACAGATGA